The following are encoded in a window of Amphibacillus xylanus NBRC 15112 genomic DNA:
- a CDS encoding N-acetylglucosaminidase — MRKIATILVTLLILSSVTPYGVLAESLEANDIATPEFNPENEQYVVEGKNATDDLDETENSMKNIIDEDNNEKDQIVEIKTDKQIISEEIKEKAFTLQAESEEIETNVNAKGINELKHMSIPNATPTSRLGHIRNGNVKIYASLENDSSFEVAGSKYTNAVYYIKLQNTVNGNLYYLISYNASSTRGVVGWVKATDLSTHPHVSVDKKAKDFYIKGTGNAYDTAWGGSKNLVYDLSNYKDQIFKVHLTEKVGNNVWYRGTLDGKTVWIHSSDLVSIGGSPTSRLGHIRNRNVKIFSSLESDASFEVAGAQYTNAVYYIKSQSEINGKMYYLISTRPSNSKGLVGWVQASDLSTYSHTGVDKASKTFYIKGNGKSYDKAWGGSKNLVHDLSKFKDHIFNVHLTEKVGNEIWYRGTLDGKTVWIHSSYLSSNIGNPTSRLGHIRNQNVKIYSSLANNASFEVAGSTYTDAVYYIKSQSEANGNLYYLLSTSPSISKGVVGWVQESDLFTYSHVGVDKISKTFYIKGAGNSYDKAWGGSQNIVYDLSEYKDHVFNVHLTEKVGNDIWYRGTLNGKTVWIHSSDLVSSGGSPTSRLGHIRNRNVKIYSSLESNASFEVAGAQYTNAVYYIKSQSSLNGQLYYLISTSPSDTRGLVGWVQASDLSTYSHVGVDRDAKTLYFKGTGKAYRKAWGGSKDLVYEDMSQYAYQEFKVNLTEKVGTNTWYRGVLNGKTIWLHSSYVTTKTESRTSRLGHIRNRSVEIYPTIGDPSTAFIAGAQYTNAVYYIKKQAEIHDQIFYLISTSPSSTKGTVGWVNAKDLSTYSHITVDKKAKLFYIKGNGIAYSKAWGGAKDIVFENMDIYKNEEFKVDLTEKVGNNTWYRGMLNGKRIWLHSSYVNVARVSEYNLTLSEAVEMQMKASPQTDMKYAWVSKEYIDKNNKVTATNLNVRPEPNTKKDPIGSLPNGHVVKVLEEYNGWYAIEYSSNHQWRHAHPADVMYYLNPLNFINDDRQQFQFLDLSRNSSASVTELNKVLNNNGVLTGKGRYFIEAGNKYKINDIYLVSHAKLETGNGSSELANGISKWTQRDSKGNIVRDADGNPIIIDISPKKVYNVYGIGAFDRCARDCGAQRAYDNGWFSVETAIVEGAQFIGNGYVNAGQNTLYKMRWNPGAMEKGNVTHQYATDIGWAAKQTRTIYNLYQQLDSYTIHLDIPVYK; from the coding sequence ATGAGGAAAATTGCTACAATACTAGTTACGTTATTGATTCTTAGTTCAGTTACTCCTTATGGTGTGTTAGCAGAAAGTTTAGAAGCGAATGATATAGCCACGCCTGAGTTTAATCCGGAAAATGAGCAGTATGTTGTAGAAGGAAAAAATGCTACAGATGATTTGGATGAAACTGAGAATAGTATGAAGAATATAATTGATGAAGATAATAATGAAAAAGATCAAATAGTTGAAATAAAGACAGATAAACAAATTATCTCTGAAGAAATCAAAGAAAAAGCTTTTACGCTTCAAGCTGAGAGTGAAGAGATAGAAACTAACGTGAATGCTAAAGGTATAAACGAGTTGAAACATATGTCTATCCCTAATGCAACACCAACTAGTAGACTAGGTCATATTCGTAATGGTAATGTGAAAATATATGCAAGTTTAGAGAATGATTCATCTTTTGAAGTAGCTGGATCAAAATATACGAATGCAGTTTATTATATTAAACTGCAAAATACAGTGAATGGTAATCTCTATTATCTAATAAGCTATAATGCTAGTAGTACTAGAGGTGTAGTTGGTTGGGTAAAAGCAACGGATTTATCAACACATCCTCATGTAAGTGTGGATAAAAAAGCTAAAGACTTCTATATCAAAGGCACCGGAAATGCTTATGATACAGCTTGGGGAGGATCTAAAAATTTAGTATATGACTTATCAAATTACAAAGATCAGATCTTTAAGGTTCACCTTACTGAAAAAGTAGGAAATAATGTGTGGTATCGAGGAACATTAGATGGAAAAACAGTGTGGATACATTCTTCTGATTTGGTAAGTATTGGTGGCAGTCCCACAAGTCGACTTGGCCATATTCGTAACAGGAATGTAAAGATATTTTCTAGTTTAGAAAGTGATGCATCGTTTGAAGTGGCTGGAGCTCAATATACGAATGCAGTTTACTATATTAAGAGTCAATCCGAAATAAACGGTAAGATGTATTATCTGATAAGTACCAGGCCGAGTAATTCTAAAGGATTAGTAGGTTGGGTTCAAGCATCAGATTTATCTACCTACTCACATACGGGTGTAGATAAAGCATCTAAAACATTTTATATTAAAGGAAATGGAAAATCTTATGATAAGGCATGGGGAGGCTCTAAAAATTTAGTTCATGACTTATCAAAATTCAAAGATCACATCTTTAATGTTCATCTTACTGAAAAAGTAGGAAATGAAATATGGTATCGTGGAACCTTAGACGGTAAAACTGTATGGATACATTCATCCTATCTATCAAGTAACATAGGGAATCCTACTAGCAGACTCGGCCATATTCGCAACCAAAATGTAAAGATATATTCAAGTTTAGCAAATAATGCATCTTTTGAAGTAGCTGGATCAACGTATACGGATGCAGTTTACTATATTAAAAGTCAATCCGAAGCAAATGGGAATCTATATTATTTACTTAGTACCTCTCCAAGTATTTCAAAAGGGGTAGTAGGTTGGGTTCAAGAATCAGATTTATTTACTTATTCTCACGTGGGTGTAGATAAAATTTCTAAGACTTTTTATATTAAGGGAGCTGGGAATTCTTATGACAAAGCGTGGGGTGGTTCCCAAAATATTGTGTATGATTTATCTGAATATAAGGATCATGTATTTAATGTACATCTAACCGAAAAAGTAGGCAATGATATATGGTATCGAGGAACATTAAATGGAAAAACAGTGTGGATACATTCTTCTGATTTGGTAAGTAGTGGTGGCAGTCCTACAAGTCGACTTGGCCATATTCGTAATAGAAATGTGAAGATATATTCTAGTCTAGAAAGTAATGCATCGTTTGAAGTGGCTGGAGCTCAATATACGAATGCAGTTTACTACATTAAAAGCCAATCGAGTTTAAATGGACAATTGTATTATCTGATAAGTACGTCACCAAGTGATACTAGGGGACTAGTGGGTTGGGTCCAAGCATCGGATCTATCTACCTATTCTCATGTAGGAGTGGATAGGGATGCAAAAACACTTTACTTTAAGGGTACTGGAAAAGCTTACAGAAAAGCATGGGGTGGCTCCAAGGATTTGGTTTATGAGGACATGTCACAATATGCTTACCAGGAATTTAAAGTGAATTTGACAGAAAAAGTTGGGACCAATACTTGGTATCGAGGAGTACTTAATGGTAAGACAATATGGCTACATTCTAGTTATGTAACCACCAAAACAGAAAGTAGAACAAGCCGATTGGGTCATATTCGTAACAGAAGTGTTGAAATATATCCAACTATAGGGGACCCTTCTACAGCATTTATTGCTGGGGCTCAATATACAAACGCAGTATATTATATTAAAAAGCAGGCTGAAATACATGATCAAATATTTTATTTAATCAGTACGTCACCAAGCAGTACTAAAGGGACTGTTGGTTGGGTTAATGCAAAAGACCTGTCAACTTACTCGCATATTACTGTCGATAAAAAGGCGAAATTATTTTACATTAAAGGTAATGGAATCGCCTATTCTAAAGCTTGGGGCGGAGCGAAAGATATAGTATTTGAAAATATGGATATATATAAGAACGAAGAGTTTAAAGTAGATCTAACTGAGAAGGTTGGCAATAATACTTGGTATCGTGGAATGTTAAATGGTAAAAGAATCTGGCTACATTCAAGTTACGTAAATGTAGCTAGAGTGAGTGAGTACAACTTAACTTTAAGTGAAGCAGTAGAAATGCAAATGAAAGCTTCACCTCAGACAGATATGAAATATGCTTGGGTTTCTAAAGAATATATAGATAAAAACAATAAAGTAACAGCTACAAACCTTAATGTTAGACCAGAACCTAATACAAAAAAAGATCCAATAGGTTCACTTCCTAATGGTCACGTTGTTAAAGTATTAGAAGAGTACAATGGATGGTATGCAATAGAATACAGCTCTAATCATCAATGGAGACATGCTCATCCTGCTGATGTAATGTATTATCTCAATCCTTTAAATTTTATAAACGATGACAGACAACAATTCCAGTTTTTAGATTTATCACGGAATAGTTCTGCAAGTGTTACGGAACTCAACAAAGTATTAAATAATAATGGTGTGCTAACTGGTAAAGGGAGATATTTTATCGAAGCAGGTAATAAATATAAAATCAACGATATTTATCTAGTATCACACGCTAAATTAGAAACAGGAAACGGATCATCAGAGCTTGCTAATGGAATTAGTAAATGGACTCAGAGAGATAGTAAAGGTAATATTGTACGTGACGCAGACGGAAACCCTATTATTATAGATATTTCTCCTAAGAAAGTTTATAACGTATATGGGATAGGGGCTTTTGATAGGTGTGCAAGAGATTGCGGGGCTCAAAGAGCCTATGATAATGGATGGTTCTCAGTAGAAACAGCAATTGTTGAAGGTGCGCAATTTATAGGTAATGGCTATGTTAACGCTGGACAAAATACTTTATATAAAATGCGTTGGAATCCTGGGGCAATGGAAAAAGGAAATGTCACCCATCAATATGCAACAGATATCGGATGGGCTGCTAAACAAACTAGGACAATCTATAATCTGTATCAACAATTAGATTCATATACAATACACCTAGATATACCAGTTTATAAATAA